One genomic region from Streptomyces venezuelae encodes:
- a CDS encoding cytochrome c oxidase assembly protein codes for MDHSGHGMTMDLPPFTLARGLEFSPDLFFLVGCIAGLGLYGWGVARLRRRGDAWPVSRTVFFTVGVLSVALVMCTKLNDYGMVMFSVHMVQHMVISMLSPILLLLGAPVTLALRALPVADRGSTGPRELLLKLLHSRYVKVITHPGFTIPMFIASLYALYFTPLFDFLMGSKPGHIGMMVHFLMVGVVFFWPIMGVDPGPHRPGYVMRMLELFAGMPFHAFFGIALMMASEPMVGTYQSPPASLGIDALTDQNAAGGIAWAFSEIPSVLVLIALVYQWYHSEQRQAVRMDRAADRNGDKELEAYNAYLASLRARS; via the coding sequence ATGGATCACAGCGGACACGGCATGACCATGGATCTGCCGCCGTTCACGCTGGCGCGGGGCCTGGAGTTCTCCCCCGACCTCTTCTTCCTCGTCGGCTGCATCGCGGGGCTCGGGCTCTACGGCTGGGGTGTGGCGCGGCTGCGGCGGCGCGGTGACGCGTGGCCCGTGAGCCGGACGGTGTTCTTCACCGTCGGTGTCCTGTCCGTCGCCCTGGTGATGTGCACCAAGCTCAACGACTACGGCATGGTCATGTTCAGCGTGCACATGGTGCAGCACATGGTGATCTCCATGCTGTCGCCGATCCTCCTGCTCCTCGGCGCACCGGTGACGCTGGCGCTGCGGGCACTGCCGGTGGCGGACCGGGGTTCGACGGGGCCGCGCGAGCTGCTCCTGAAGCTGCTGCACAGCCGGTACGTCAAGGTGATCACGCACCCCGGCTTCACGATCCCGATGTTCATCGCGAGCCTGTACGCGCTGTACTTCACGCCGCTCTTCGACTTCCTGATGGGCTCCAAGCCCGGGCACATCGGGATGATGGTGCACTTCCTGATGGTCGGCGTGGTCTTCTTCTGGCCGATCATGGGCGTGGACCCGGGCCCGCACCGGCCGGGTTACGTGATGCGGATGCTGGAGCTGTTCGCGGGCATGCCGTTCCACGCCTTCTTCGGCATCGCGCTGATGATGGCGAGCGAGCCGATGGTCGGGACGTACCAGAGCCCGCCCGCCTCGCTGGGGATCGACGCCCTCACCGACCAGAACGCGGCGGGCGGCATCGCCTGGGCGTTCAGCGAGATCCCGTCCGTGCTGGTGCTGATCGCGCTGGTCTACCAGTGGTACCACTCCGAGCAGCGGCAGGCGGTCCGCATGGACCGGGCCGCCGACCGGAACGGGGACAAGGAGCTGGAGGCGTACAACGCGTACCTGGCCTCGCTCCGGGCCAGGAGCTGA
- a CDS encoding 6-phosphofructokinase, giving the protein MRIGVLTSGGDCPGLNAVIRSVVHRAVVDHGDEVIGFHDGWKGLLECDYRKLDLDAVGGILARGGTILGSSRVQPAHLVGGVETARGHVADLGLDAIIPIGGEGTLKAANLLSEAGLPIVGVPKTIDNDIASTDVTFGFDTAVTVATEALDRLKTTAESHQRVLVVEVMGRHTGWIALHSGMAAGAHAVVVPERPFDIDELTARVGERFEAGKRFAIVVVAEGAKPREGSMDFKSAGKDIYGHERFTGIANQLSVELERRLGKEARPVILGHVQRGGTPTAYDRVLATRFGWHAVEAAHRGEFGMLTALRGTDIVMVPLAQAVESLKTVPEDRYSEAECVL; this is encoded by the coding sequence ATGCGCATTGGTGTGCTCACCTCCGGCGGAGACTGCCCCGGTCTGAATGCCGTCATCCGTTCCGTCGTGCACCGCGCCGTCGTCGACCACGGTGACGAGGTCATCGGCTTCCACGACGGGTGGAAGGGCCTGCTGGAGTGCGACTACCGCAAGCTCGACCTCGACGCGGTGGGCGGCATACTCGCCCGCGGCGGCACCATCCTCGGCTCCTCCCGGGTCCAGCCCGCGCACCTGGTCGGCGGCGTCGAGACCGCCCGCGGCCACGTCGCGGACCTGGGCCTCGACGCCATCATCCCGATCGGCGGCGAGGGCACCCTGAAGGCGGCCAACCTCCTCTCCGAGGCGGGCCTGCCGATCGTCGGGGTCCCCAAGACCATCGACAACGACATCGCCTCCACCGACGTCACCTTCGGCTTCGACACGGCCGTCACCGTCGCCACCGAGGCGCTCGACCGGCTGAAGACGACCGCCGAGTCGCACCAGCGGGTCCTCGTCGTCGAGGTCATGGGCCGCCACACCGGGTGGATCGCGCTGCACTCCGGCATGGCCGCCGGCGCGCACGCGGTCGTCGTCCCCGAGCGCCCCTTCGACATCGACGAGCTGACCGCCCGCGTCGGCGAGCGGTTCGAGGCCGGCAAGCGGTTCGCGATCGTGGTCGTCGCCGAGGGCGCGAAGCCGCGCGAGGGCTCGATGGACTTCAAGTCCGCCGGGAAGGACATCTACGGCCACGAGCGGTTCACCGGCATAGCGAACCAGCTCTCCGTCGAGCTCGAGCGGCGCCTCGGCAAGGAGGCCCGCCCGGTCATCCTCGGCCACGTCCAGCGCGGCGGCACCCCGACCGCGTACGACCGCGTCCTCGCCACCCGCTTCGGCTGGCACGCGGTGGAGGCGGCGCACCGCGGCGAGTTCGGCATGCTGACCGCGCTGCGCGGCACGGACATCGTGATGGTCCCGCTGGCGCAGGCCGTCGAGTCCCTCAAGACGGTCCCCGAGGACCGCTACAGCGAGGCCGAGTGCGTGCTCTGA
- a CDS encoding type 1 glutamine amidotransferase produces the protein MTDSSLRLVWVYPDLLSTYGDQGNVLVVERRARQRGLNVERVDVRSDQPVPTSGDIYLIGGGEDRPQRLAAERLRRDGGLSRAASNGAIIFSVCAGYQILGHEFINDLGERETGLGLIDVISTRGEGARCVGDVLADIDPRLGLPQLTGFENHQGITHLGPTARPFARTVFGNGNGTGDGTEGAYNDTVFGTYMHGPVMARNPQIADLLLKLALDVNALPPTDDRWYEALRAERIAAATQPA, from the coding sequence ATGACTGACAGCAGCCTGCGCCTGGTCTGGGTCTACCCGGACCTGCTCAGCACCTACGGCGACCAGGGCAACGTCCTCGTCGTCGAGCGCCGCGCCCGCCAGCGCGGCCTGAACGTCGAGCGCGTCGACGTCCGCAGCGACCAGCCGGTGCCGACCTCGGGCGACATCTATCTGATCGGCGGCGGCGAGGACCGGCCGCAGCGGCTCGCGGCCGAGCGGCTGCGCCGCGACGGCGGGCTCAGCCGGGCCGCGTCCAACGGCGCGATCATCTTCTCTGTCTGCGCCGGCTACCAGATCCTGGGCCACGAGTTCATCAACGACCTCGGCGAGCGCGAGACCGGCCTCGGTCTGATCGACGTGATCTCGACCCGCGGCGAGGGCGCCCGGTGCGTCGGCGACGTCCTCGCGGACATCGACCCGCGCCTCGGCCTGCCCCAGCTGACCGGGTTCGAGAACCACCAGGGCATCACGCACCTCGGCCCGACGGCCCGGCCGTTCGCCCGGACCGTCTTCGGCAACGGCAACGGCACCGGCGACGGCACCGAGGGCGCGTACAACGACACCGTCTTCGGTACGTACATGCACGGCCCCGTCATGGCCCGGAACCCGCAGATCGCGGACCTGCTCCTGAAGCTGGCCCTCGATGTGAACGCGCTGCCGCCCACCGACGACCGGTGGTACGAGGCGCTGCGCGCCGAGCGCATCGCGGCTGCCACGCAGCCCGCCTGA
- a CDS encoding Mur ligase family protein, translating to MSGHPGNPEPLSPRAKLAVTAGRAAAAVSRAAGRGSGSVIGGKVALKLDPDLLGRLAQHLDVVLVSATNGKTTTTRLIAEALRAAGPVVSNALGANMPAGITSALAGGSDSKYGVIEVDEKYLAGVARDTTPKVIALLNLSRDQLDRAAETRMLAEKWREGLNGTKAVVVANADDPLIVWAASSSPNVVWVAAGQEWKDDAWSCPACGGVMQRPGDDWFCGECGFRRPAPSWALNGDHVLDPHGSAWPIRLQLPGRANKANAATSAAVAAVFGVPPQVALERMYQVQAVAGRYDVVSFQGRDLRLLLAKNPAGWLETFSLIDAPPTPVILSVNARGADGTDTSWLWDVDYGRLAGHPIMVIGDRRLDLAVRLEVAGVDFRVCETLDEAVTMAPPGQIELIANYTAFQDVRRRVGN from the coding sequence ATGTCAGGACACCCCGGTAATCCAGAGCCGCTGTCGCCGCGTGCCAAGCTGGCCGTGACGGCGGGCAGGGCCGCGGCCGCGGTGTCGCGGGCGGCGGGGCGCGGCAGCGGATCGGTGATCGGCGGCAAGGTCGCTCTCAAGCTCGACCCGGACCTCCTCGGCCGGCTCGCGCAGCATCTGGACGTCGTCCTGGTGTCGGCGACCAACGGCAAGACGACGACGACCCGGCTGATCGCGGAGGCCCTGCGAGCCGCCGGCCCCGTGGTCTCGAACGCCCTCGGCGCCAACATGCCCGCGGGCATCACCTCGGCGCTGGCCGGCGGCTCGGACTCCAAGTACGGCGTCATCGAGGTCGACGAGAAGTACCTCGCCGGCGTCGCCCGTGACACCACGCCCAAGGTCATCGCGCTGCTCAACCTCTCGCGCGACCAGCTCGACCGCGCCGCCGAGACCCGCATGCTCGCCGAGAAGTGGCGCGAGGGCCTCAACGGCACGAAGGCCGTCGTCGTCGCCAACGCCGACGACCCGCTCATCGTGTGGGCCGCCTCCTCCTCCCCCAACGTCGTGTGGGTGGCCGCCGGCCAGGAGTGGAAGGACGACGCCTGGTCGTGCCCCGCCTGCGGCGGTGTGATGCAGCGTCCGGGCGACGACTGGTTCTGCGGCGAGTGCGGCTTCCGCCGTCCCGCGCCGAGCTGGGCGCTCAACGGCGACCACGTGCTCGACCCCCACGGTTCGGCCTGGCCGATCCGGCTCCAGCTGCCCGGCCGCGCCAACAAGGCGAACGCCGCCACCTCGGCCGCCGTCGCCGCCGTCTTCGGCGTGCCGCCGCAGGTCGCCCTGGAGCGCATGTACCAGGTGCAGGCCGTCGCGGGACGCTACGACGTCGTCTCGTTCCAGGGCCGCGACCTGCGACTCCTGCTCGCGAAGAACCCGGCCGGCTGGCTGGAGACGTTCTCCCTGATCGACGCGCCGCCCACGCCGGTGATCCTCTCCGTCAACGCCCGCGGCGCCGACGGCACGGACACCTCCTGGCTGTGGGACGTGGACTACGGGCGGCTCGCGGGCCACCCGATCATGGTCATCGGCGACCGCCGGCTCGACCTGGCGGTCCGCCTGGAGGTCGCGGGCGTGGACTTCCGCGTCTGCGAGACGCTCGACGAGGCCGTCACGATGGCCCCGCCCGGGCAGATCGAGCTGATCGCCAACTACACCGCCTTCCAGGACGTCCGCCGCCGCGTCGGCAACTGA
- the def gene encoding peptide deformylase gives MRNRPIPGSSGLVREMTLLGDPVLHTPCEPVTDFGPELARLVEDMFATMYAANGVGLAANQVGVGLRVFVYDCPDDEDTRHLGHVVNPTLVEADGDVIRGPEGCLSLPGLEAPTPRFDRAVVEGVRLDGTPVRIEGTGFFARCLQHETDHLEGGVYADHVTGWRKSRLLRTIRKQPWGGDASVLEG, from the coding sequence ATGCGAAACCGCCCCATCCCCGGCAGTTCCGGCCTCGTGCGAGAGATGACTCTGCTCGGCGACCCCGTACTGCACACGCCCTGTGAGCCCGTCACCGACTTCGGCCCCGAACTGGCCCGGCTCGTCGAGGACATGTTCGCGACGATGTACGCGGCGAACGGCGTGGGACTGGCGGCCAACCAGGTCGGCGTGGGCCTGCGGGTCTTCGTCTACGACTGCCCTGACGACGAGGACACGCGCCACCTGGGCCATGTGGTGAATCCGACGCTGGTGGAGGCGGACGGCGACGTGATCCGGGGCCCGGAGGGCTGTCTCTCGCTGCCGGGACTGGAGGCGCCGACGCCGCGTTTCGACCGCGCCGTGGTGGAGGGCGTCCGGCTGGACGGTACTCCGGTACGGATCGAGGGCACGGGCTTCTTCGCCCGCTGCCTCCAGCACGAGACGGACCACCTGGAGGGCGGGGTCTACGCCGACCATGTGACGGGGTGGCGTAAGTCACGTCTGCTGCGGACGATCCGCAAGCAGCCGTGGGGCGGCGACGCGTCCGTGCTGGAGGGCTGA
- a CDS encoding TetR family transcriptional regulator, whose amino-acid sequence MDITHRTTDQQKPAEQRRRELLEAADRVVLRDGPKASMNAIAAEAGITKPILYRHFGDKGGLYRALAIRHTDALLSALRTALDAPSDRRRRVESTLDTYLASIEAMPQVYRFLMHPAEESHQSEQGFDVGRHSAPLLRRMGEELGQVIAERVDLGPAADVQARIWGHGIVGMMHAAGDWWLGERPCSRAELVSSLADLLWGRLAMADDRPGGPGF is encoded by the coding sequence ATGGACATCACACACCGGACCACCGATCAGCAGAAGCCCGCGGAACAGCGACGGCGCGAACTGCTGGAGGCGGCGGACCGGGTGGTGCTCCGGGACGGACCCAAGGCGTCCATGAACGCCATCGCGGCGGAGGCCGGCATCACCAAGCCGATCCTCTACCGGCACTTCGGCGACAAGGGCGGCCTCTACCGCGCCCTCGCCATCCGCCACACGGACGCGCTGCTCTCGGCGCTCCGGACCGCGCTCGACGCCCCCTCCGACCGGCGCCGCCGCGTCGAGTCCACCCTCGACACCTACCTCGCCTCGATCGAGGCGATGCCCCAGGTCTACCGCTTCCTCATGCACCCGGCGGAGGAGTCGCACCAGTCCGAGCAGGGCTTCGACGTCGGCCGCCACTCGGCCCCGCTGCTGCGCCGCATGGGCGAGGAGCTCGGCCAGGTCATCGCCGAACGCGTCGACCTGGGACCCGCCGCCGACGTCCAGGCCCGGATCTGGGGCCACGGCATCGTCGGCATGATGCACGCGGCCGGCGACTGGTGGCTCGGCGAGCGACCCTGCTCCCGCGCCGAGCTGGTCAGCAGCCTGGCCGACCTGCTGTGGGGCCGGCTCGCGATGGCCGACGACCGCCCCGGCGGGCCGGGGTTCTGA
- a CDS encoding acyl-CoA dehydrogenase family protein codes for MAEFTLELNDDQKQVRDWLHGFAADVMRPAAAEWDEREETPWPIIQEAAKLGIYSLDFYAQQFFDPTGLGVPMTMEELFWGDAGIALSIVGTGLAAVGVLANGTEEQIGTWVPQMYGDANDVKVAAFCSSEPDAGSDVAAMRTRAVYDEAKDEWVLNGTKTWATNGGIANVHVVVAVVDAELGSRGHASFIVPPNTPGLSQGQKFQKHGIRASHTAEVVLEDVRVPGHCLLGGKDKLDERLARAREKAKAGGGASVKNAAMATFEASRPAVGAMAVGTARAAYEVALDYAKTRVQFGRPIIENQGVAFQLADMRTQIDAARLLVWRASWMATAGKPFTSAEGSMSKLYASEVAKQVTGQAIQILGGNGYTREYPVERMHRDAAIYTIFEGTSEIQRMVISRALAK; via the coding sequence ATGGCCGAGTTCACGCTCGAACTCAACGACGACCAGAAGCAGGTCCGGGACTGGCTGCACGGTTTCGCCGCCGATGTGATGCGTCCGGCCGCGGCCGAGTGGGACGAGCGTGAGGAGACCCCCTGGCCGATCATCCAGGAAGCCGCCAAGCTCGGAATCTACTCCCTCGACTTCTATGCCCAGCAGTTCTTCGACCCGACCGGCCTCGGCGTCCCGATGACCATGGAAGAGCTCTTCTGGGGCGACGCGGGCATCGCCCTCTCCATCGTCGGCACCGGCCTCGCCGCCGTCGGCGTCCTCGCCAACGGCACCGAGGAGCAGATCGGCACCTGGGTCCCGCAGATGTACGGCGACGCGAACGACGTGAAGGTCGCCGCCTTCTGCTCCTCCGAGCCCGACGCCGGCTCCGACGTCGCCGCCATGCGCACCCGGGCCGTGTACGACGAGGCCAAGGACGAGTGGGTCCTCAACGGCACCAAGACCTGGGCGACCAACGGCGGCATCGCCAACGTCCACGTCGTCGTCGCCGTCGTGGACGCCGAGCTCGGCTCGCGCGGCCACGCCTCCTTCATCGTGCCGCCGAACACCCCCGGCCTCTCCCAGGGCCAGAAGTTCCAGAAGCACGGCATCCGCGCCTCGCACACCGCCGAGGTCGTCCTGGAGGACGTCCGCGTCCCCGGTCACTGCCTCCTCGGCGGCAAGGACAAGCTCGACGAGCGCCTCGCCCGGGCCCGCGAGAAGGCGAAGGCGGGCGGCGGCGCGAGCGTGAAGAACGCCGCCATGGCCACCTTCGAGGCCTCCCGCCCGGCGGTCGGCGCCATGGCCGTCGGCACCGCCCGCGCCGCGTACGAGGTCGCCCTCGACTACGCGAAGACCCGCGTGCAGTTCGGCCGCCCGATCATCGAGAACCAGGGCGTCGCCTTCCAGCTCGCCGACATGCGCACCCAGATCGACGCGGCCCGGCTCCTCGTCTGGCGCGCCTCCTGGATGGCGACCGCCGGCAAGCCCTTCACCTCGGCCGAGGGCTCCATGTCCAAGCTGTACGCGAGCGAGGTCGCCAAGCAGGTCACCGGCCAGGCCATCCAGATCCTCGGCGGCAACGGCTACACCCGCGAGTACCCGGTGGAGCGGATGCACCGCGACGCGGCCATCTACACCATCTTCGAGGGCACGAGCGAGATCCAGCGGATGGTCATCAGCCGCGCGCTCGCGAAGTAG
- a CDS encoding VOC family protein, whose protein sequence is MDRPELTLQLTIDCADPQRLVPFWLDALRYVPDPPPAGHASWREYWRAIGVPEEELGEDAGELPESIVDPKGVGPRVWFQRVPEPKAAKNRVHLDLKVGGGREVPLALRRERVDSEVARLTALGATILYAMDEPNGMDYYAVVLQDPEGNEFCLV, encoded by the coding sequence ATGGACCGCCCCGAGCTCACTCTGCAACTGACGATCGACTGCGCGGACCCCCAGCGGCTCGTGCCCTTCTGGCTGGACGCCCTGCGGTACGTCCCCGACCCGCCGCCCGCCGGACACGCCTCCTGGCGGGAGTACTGGCGGGCGATCGGCGTGCCCGAGGAGGAGCTGGGCGAGGACGCCGGGGAGCTGCCCGAGTCCATCGTGGACCCGAAGGGCGTGGGCCCCCGCGTCTGGTTCCAGCGGGTCCCGGAGCCCAAGGCCGCCAAGAACCGCGTGCATCTCGACCTCAAGGTCGGCGGCGGCCGCGAGGTGCCGCTCGCCCTGCGCCGGGAGCGGGTGGACAGCGAGGTGGCCCGCCTGACGGCCCTGGGCGCCACGATCCTGTACGCGATGGACGAGCCGAACGGCATGGACTACTACGCGGTGGTGCTCCAGGACCCGGAGGGCAACGAGTTCTGTCTCGTGTGA
- a CDS encoding cytochrome P450 → MATTTRAEAPELAGHPLLGSMRDLKNDSLGTFLRARSEHGDVVRITAGPPGIRATVYGVFSAAGAQQVLAGEAANFRKDNAFYQEVRESFGNGLLTSQDEDYLRQRRLVQPLFTKRRVDGYAAAIAAEVTALTEEWQEDAAFTVDVLQGMTRLALRAVARILFGTDVDAAVEVVERCFPEVGAYVLRRGYAPLNTPRDWPTPGNRRAAAVHKALYEVCDRIIADRRESGRAPGDGQDLLTLLAEAESAEDGSFSATELREQVLVFLVAGHETTATSLGFALHLLGLHPEFQKRAHEEVDRVLAGRTPGAADMDSLPYVTQVLKEAMRLFPAAPVIGRRAVAATEIDGVTVPAGADVIVAPWVTHRHPAYWEDPERFDPDRFTPEAEAARPRYAWFPFGGGPRACIGQHFSMLESVVALAMLLQKYEFEAVDTEVPVAPAITLQAAGPARCRLRPRRA, encoded by the coding sequence ATGGCCACCACCACGCGGGCCGAAGCGCCCGAACTCGCGGGACATCCGCTGCTCGGCTCCATGCGCGACCTCAAGAACGACTCACTGGGCACCTTCCTGCGCGCGCGGAGCGAGCACGGCGACGTCGTCCGGATCACCGCCGGGCCGCCCGGGATCCGCGCCACCGTCTACGGCGTCTTCTCCGCCGCGGGCGCACAGCAGGTCCTCGCCGGCGAGGCGGCCAACTTCCGCAAGGACAACGCCTTCTACCAGGAGGTACGGGAGTCCTTCGGCAACGGTCTGCTCACCAGCCAGGACGAGGACTACCTGCGCCAGCGCCGGCTCGTCCAGCCCCTCTTCACCAAGCGCCGCGTCGACGGCTACGCAGCCGCCATCGCCGCCGAGGTCACCGCCCTCACCGAGGAGTGGCAGGAGGACGCCGCCTTCACCGTCGACGTCCTCCAGGGGATGACCCGGCTCGCACTCCGCGCCGTCGCCCGCATCCTCTTCGGCACCGACGTCGACGCGGCCGTCGAGGTCGTCGAGCGCTGCTTCCCCGAGGTCGGCGCCTACGTCCTGCGCCGCGGCTACGCGCCGCTCAACACCCCCCGCGACTGGCCCACCCCCGGCAACCGCCGGGCCGCCGCGGTCCACAAGGCGCTGTACGAGGTCTGCGACCGGATCATCGCCGACCGCCGGGAGTCCGGCCGCGCCCCCGGCGACGGGCAGGACCTCCTCACGCTCCTCGCCGAGGCCGAGAGCGCCGAGGACGGCAGCTTCAGCGCCACCGAGCTGCGCGAGCAGGTCCTCGTCTTCCTCGTCGCGGGCCACGAGACGACCGCGACCTCCCTCGGCTTCGCCCTCCACCTCCTCGGCCTGCACCCGGAGTTCCAGAAGCGGGCGCACGAGGAGGTCGACCGGGTGCTCGCGGGCCGTACCCCCGGCGCCGCCGACATGGACTCCCTGCCGTACGTCACGCAGGTCCTCAAGGAGGCCATGCGGCTCTTCCCGGCCGCGCCCGTCATCGGCCGCCGTGCCGTCGCCGCCACCGAGATCGACGGCGTCACCGTCCCGGCCGGCGCGGACGTCATCGTCGCCCCCTGGGTCACCCACCGCCACCCCGCCTACTGGGAGGACCCGGAGCGCTTCGACCCCGACCGCTTCACGCCCGAGGCGGAGGCCGCCCGCCCCCGGTACGCCTGGTTCCCCTTCGGCGGCGGCCCGCGCGCCTGCATCGGCCAGCACTTCTCGATGCTGGAGTCGGTGGTCGCCCTGGCGATGCTCCTCCAGAAGTACGAGTTCGAGGCCGTCGACACCGAGGTCCCGGTCGCCCCCGCGATCACCCTCCAGGCGGCGGGCCCGGCCCGCTGCCGGCTCCGCCCCAGGAGGGCCTAG
- a CDS encoding glutathione peroxidase, with translation MSLYDIPLKTLTGEPVSLADYRDRAVLVVNVASKCGLTPQYAGLERLQKEYGERGLTVLGVPCNQFAGQEPGSSEEIQAFCSATYGVSFPLLEKTDVNGGDRHPLYEELTKVADAEGEAGDIQWNFEKFLIGRDGTVTRFRPRTEPEAAEVVAAIEAQLA, from the coding sequence ATGAGCCTGTACGACATCCCCCTGAAGACCCTGACCGGGGAGCCCGTCTCCCTCGCCGACTACCGGGACCGCGCGGTGCTCGTCGTGAACGTGGCCTCGAAGTGCGGGCTGACCCCGCAGTACGCGGGTCTTGAGCGGCTGCAGAAGGAGTACGGGGAGCGCGGCCTCACCGTGCTCGGTGTGCCCTGCAACCAGTTCGCGGGCCAGGAGCCGGGCAGCTCGGAGGAGATCCAGGCCTTCTGCTCGGCGACGTACGGGGTGTCCTTCCCGCTCCTGGAGAAGACGGACGTCAACGGCGGCGACCGCCACCCGCTCTACGAGGAGCTGACGAAGGTCGCCGACGCCGAGGGCGAGGCCGGTGACATCCAGTGGAACTTCGAGAAGTTCCTGATCGGCCGGGACGGCACGGTCACCCGCTTCCGTCCGCGCACCGAGCCGGAGGCCGCGGAGGTCGTCGCCGCGATCGAGGCGCAGCTCGCCTGA
- a CDS encoding DUF6011 domain-containing protein, translating into MGEERLAIAIDSATEEEPRRVCCRLCGRPLTGADSRRTGLGPTCDARLHPPGPDIRSRRHEVAQDTLPGI; encoded by the coding sequence ATGGGTGAAGAACGACTGGCGATCGCGATCGATTCCGCGACGGAGGAAGAGCCCCGCCGCGTGTGCTGCCGGCTCTGCGGCCGGCCCCTCACCGGCGCGGACTCCCGCCGCACGGGCCTCGGCCCGACCTGCGACGCCAGACTCCACCCGCCGGGCCCCGACATCCGCTCGCGCCGCCACGAGGTCGCGCAGGACACCCTCCCGGGCATCTAG
- a CDS encoding RNA ligase (ATP) — MSTLRVTAEVLTVHPHPNADALELAQVGLYRAVVAKGAYRTGDAALYIPEQAVLPAALVDELGLTGRLAGKDSDRVRAVRLRGELSQGIVCRPAALAGTDLERAAAEGTDFAETLGITKWVPPVPTTMNGDVESAPDLLPWVDIENLQRYPDIFEPGEPVVLTEKLHGTACLLTWHAEDGRVQVSSKGYGAKGLALQEDPRNLYWRAVHAHGLPAVAQRLAERLGARRIGFFGEVFGAGVQDLTYGADGRSQTVGYALFDVSAEIDGQVHWLAPAEVLAPGEVPLVPSLYTGPYDLDTVLAHASGRETVSGREAHLREGVVIRPATERYSPVVGGRAIAKAVSPAYLTRKGGTEYE; from the coding sequence ATGTCGACCCTGCGCGTCACCGCCGAAGTCCTGACCGTCCACCCCCACCCCAACGCCGACGCCCTGGAACTCGCTCAGGTCGGCCTCTACCGCGCCGTCGTCGCCAAGGGCGCCTACCGCACCGGCGACGCGGCCCTCTACATACCGGAGCAGGCCGTACTGCCCGCCGCCCTCGTCGACGAGCTCGGGCTGACCGGCCGCCTGGCCGGGAAGGACTCCGACCGGGTCAGGGCCGTACGGCTGCGCGGCGAGCTGTCGCAGGGCATCGTCTGCCGCCCCGCCGCGCTCGCCGGCACCGACCTGGAGCGCGCCGCGGCCGAGGGGACCGACTTCGCCGAGACCCTCGGCATCACCAAATGGGTTCCGCCGGTCCCGACCACCATGAACGGCGACGTCGAGTCCGCCCCCGACCTGCTGCCCTGGGTCGACATCGAGAACCTCCAGCGCTACCCGGACATCTTCGAGCCCGGCGAGCCCGTCGTCCTGACGGAGAAGCTCCACGGCACCGCCTGCCTGCTGACCTGGCACGCCGAGGACGGGCGCGTCCAGGTCTCCTCCAAGGGGTACGGGGCGAAGGGCCTCGCCCTCCAGGAGGACCCGCGCAACCTGTACTGGCGCGCCGTCCACGCGCACGGCCTGCCCGCCGTCGCGCAGCGGCTCGCCGAGCGCCTCGGCGCCCGCAGGATCGGCTTCTTCGGCGAGGTCTTCGGAGCCGGGGTGCAGGACCTCACGTATGGCGCCGACGGCCGTTCGCAGACGGTCGGCTACGCCCTCTTCGACGTGTCGGCCGAGATCGACGGCCAGGTCCACTGGCTGGCCCCCGCCGAGGTCCTCGCACCCGGCGAGGTCCCGCTCGTCCCGAGCCTCTACACCGGCCCGTACGACCTGGACACGGTCCTCGCGCACGCCAGCGGCCGGGAGACCGTCTCCGGGCGCGAGGCGCACCTGCGGGAGGGCGTCGTCATCCGCCCGGCCACCGAGCGGTACAGCCCGGTCGTCGGCGGCCGGGCCATCGCCAAGGCGGTCAGCCCGGCCTACCTGACCCGCAAGGGCGGCACGGAGTACGAGTGA